A genomic segment from Coccinella septempunctata chromosome 3, icCocSept1.1, whole genome shotgun sequence encodes:
- the LOC123308925 gene encoding coiled-coil domain-containing protein 134-like — MNYIIFFIVCYAHVFAQIPESPQLAEELYKQLFKRQRVNHLEAIKSFRKISHYEKQYSMIQIMAEKVFSNIQEHRAAIEASSFIPGVSEFPSDNNVREALSSILENTALFSEIIIRYPDIAVDVLKTNNNWDVLLQWGIAFSNQMRYLLDKGTIKLLHLVSQELNHIDKDPNYVNPYRKIKPTQDANETEIHKTQKKAKKIKKGPRMIIHNEL; from the exons atgaattacataatatttttcattgtatGTTACGCTCACGTATTCGCACAAATTCCAGAGTCGCCACAGTTGGCGGAAGAATTAT ATAAGCAGCTATTCAAAAGGCAGAGAGTGAATCACTTGGAAGCTATAAaatctttcaggaaaatatctcattacgaaaaacaatattcgatgaTTCAAATAATGGCTGAAAAAGTATTCAGCAACATTCAAGAGCACAGGGCTGCAATAGAAGCTTCCTCATTTATACCAGGCGTTTCAGAGTTCCCTTCAGATAATAACGTGAGAGAAGCTTTATCAAGCATTCTTGAGAACACTGCAttgttttctgaaataattaTACGTTATCCAGACATTGCTGTTGACGTATTGAAAACCAATAATAATTGGGATGTCCTTCTTCAATGGGGTATCGCCTTTTCAaatcaaatgagatatttaCTTGATAAGGGTACCATTAAATTGCTCCACTTAGTAAGTCAAGAACTGAACCATATTGATAAAGATCCAAATTATGTGAATCCATACAGAAAGATAAAACCTACACAAGACGCCAATGAAACTGAAATACACAAAACTcaaaaaaaggcaaaaaaaattaaaaaaggaCCAAGAATGATTATTCACAATGAACtataa
- the LOC123308927 gene encoding NADH dehydrogenase [ubiquinone] 1 subunit C2 produces MAGTGPKQADTPLELLTNHGTVKPPFLYDVWGYLVGGVLGFGGALYGNYATKRPIVSGVHRTAAVTVVSALLGNYFDDLKKDYDAERDAVLRHYVQLHPEDFPPFERKKYAEVLEPWVPIR; encoded by the exons ATGGCAGGAACAGGTCCAAAACAAGCTGATACACCACTAGAATTATTAACAAATCATGGAACAGTGAAGCCACCTTTTCTATACGATGTTTGGGGTTATCTTGTTGGTGGTGTTCTAGGTTTTGGAGGTGCTCTTTATGGAAATTATGCAACAAAAAGGCCCATCGTGAGTG GTGTGCACAGAACTGCCGCAGTAACAGTTGTTTCAGCCTTACTTGGAAATTATTTTGATGATTTGAAAAAAGACTATGATGCGGAGAGAGATGCAGTGCTTCGTCACTATGTACAGTTGCATCCAGAAGATTTTCCTCCCTTTG AAAGGAAAAAGTATGCAGAAGTTCTTGAACCTTGGGTTCCAATCCGTTAA
- the LOC123308924 gene encoding chitin deacetylase 1, which translates to MGVLLGCSLKNKYVLFCVGYYLLAIVHCQTEKKAKDEGKEFECPQQVGNGNFADPGNCRRFYQCVDGFPYMNRCPSGLYFDDISKLCTFKNEVRCGPIATTPAPITEPPTDLAVRCDPADCELPYCFCSKDGTLIPGGLKADDIPQIVLLTFDGAVNLNNFEHYQKVFNKKRQNPNGCEIKGTFFISHEYSNYQMIQKLASEGHEMATETISLQSGLQDKGYEEWVGEMVGMREILKHLSNVSKSEVVGMRAPFLKPGRNTQYKVIEDFGYIYDSSIGVPPSDIPVWPYTLDYKIPHECKSGTCPTKSFPGVWEVPLNEHYVKDFEGGHCPYLDQCVLHNSDAEEVFEWLQEDFSRYYEQNKAPYMMPFHTNWFSIKPLERGLHKFLDWATTLPDVYFVTVTQALTWITDPKALDELNNYEPWDCQKKKENTPPPPCNISNKCALNFKTPDMNFTDIRYLETCFECPKQYPWLGDAGGSGIPGKDNYIPDNVK; encoded by the exons TTCATTGCCAAACAGAGAAGAAAGCCAAAGACGAGGGAAAAGAATTCGAATGCCCTCAGCAAGTAGGAAATGGAAATTTTGCCGATCCAGGAAATTGTAGGAGGTTTTACCAG TGCGTTGATGGATTTCCATATATGAATAGGTGTCCCTCAGGGCTCTACTTCGATGACATCAGCAAACTTTGCACGTTCAAAAACGAAGTAAGATGTGGACCAATAGCAACAA CTCCAGCACCTATCACAGAGCCTCCTACAGACTTAGCAGTAAGATGCGATCCTGCAGATTGCGAACTACCTTACTGTTTCTGTTCCAAAGATGGAACATTGATTCCTGGAGGTTTAAAAGCAGACGAC ATTCCACAAATTGTCCTTCTGACATTCGACGGCGCTGTGAATTTGAACAACTTCGAACATTATCAAAAAGTGTTCAACAAAAAGAGGCAAAACCCTAATGGTTGCGAGATCAAAGGTACTTTCTTCATATCCCACGAGTACAGCAATTACCAGATGATACAGAAGTTGGCAAGTGAAGGTCACGAAATGGCAACAGAGACGATTTC ACTTCAGTCGGGTTTGCAAGATAAAGGATATGAGGAGTGGGTTGGTGAAATGGTTGGAATGAGAGAAATATTGAAACATCTGTCGAATGTATCTAAAAGCGAAGTGGTAGGAATGAGAGCGCCGTTTTTGAAACCTGGTCGTAATACTCAGTACAAG GTAATAGAAGACTTTGGTTATATTTACGACAGTTCCATAGGGGTACCCCCGTCCGACATTCCAGTTTGGCCTTACACATTGGATTATAAAATACCCCATGAATGTAAATCAGGAACGTGCCCAACCAAATCTTTTCCAG gAGTTTGGGAAGTGCCGCTAAACGAACATTATGTCAAGGACTTCGAAGGGGGCCATTGCCCATACCTTGACCAATGTGTACTCCACAACAGCGATGCCGAAGAAGTTTTCGAATGGCTGCAAGAAGACTTCAGTAGATATTATGAACAGAACAAAGCTCCCTACATGATGCCATTCCATACAAACTGGTTTTCTATCAAGCCATTAGAAAGGGGACTCCATAAATTTTTAGACTGGGCTACAACCTT GCCTGACGTATACTTCGTGACAGTTACCCAAGCATTAACATGGATAACTGACCCCAAGGCACTGGATGAACTAAACAATTACGAGCCTTGGGATTGCCaaaaaaagaaggaaaataCACCTCCACCCCCGTGCAACATATCAAATAAGTGCGCACTAAACTTCAAAACGCCAGATATGAATTTCACAGACATAAGATATTTGGAAACATGTTTTGAGTGTCCCAAACAATATCCTTGGTTGGGAGATGCTGGAGGTTCTGGAATACCAGGAAAGGATAATTATATTCCAGACAATGTTAAGTAG